From a region of the Paraburkholderia hospita genome:
- the glyS gene encoding glycine--tRNA ligase subunit beta — protein MTQSHQATLLVELLTEELPPKALARLGDAFAEGIAQRLAARDLIEGELSFERYATPRRLAVTIKNVRSVAPEKHVREKVLPVSVALDANGQPTPPLAKKLAALGFPDFSVNDLERANDGKADAFFLRYAAPGATLAEGLQTALDETLAKLPIPKVMTYQRPDGSNVQFVRPVHRLTVLHDKEVVPVTAFGIDADDTTLGHRFLSEGFVQIQHADHYAETLMHRGHVVPNFSDRKETIRTHLLAQANGDQVVMPESLLDEVTSLVEWPVVYACTFEDEFLQVPQECLILTMQTNQKYFALTDANGKLRSRFLIVSNIETKTPVEIVEGNERVVRPRLADAKFFFEHDKKKPLADRVPQLANVVYHNKLGSALQRVERVEALAGAIAQMIGADVALAKRGAHLAKADLLTDMVGEFPELQGTMGTYYARHDGEPEEVALACSEHYQPRFSGDALPSTVTGTIVALADKLETLVGIWGIGLQPTGEKDPFALRRHALGVLRILVEKQLPIDLVELLRVTYAQFANVPNVADSTQAIYEFCIDRLRGQLRERGYSAGEVDAVLALNPTRFDDIVARLDAVREFATLVEAASLAAANKRISNILKKSEGANANGVQIALLVEAAEKALHAQLEQVAPRVQSQLAARQYTGALSALAALREPVDTFFNDVMVNAEDPALRANRLALLGALHQQMNCVADISRLAA, from the coding sequence ATGACGCAATCCCATCAAGCCACCCTGCTCGTCGAACTGCTGACCGAGGAACTGCCGCCCAAAGCACTCGCGCGCCTGGGCGATGCGTTCGCGGAAGGCATCGCGCAACGTCTCGCCGCGCGTGATCTGATCGAAGGCGAACTGTCGTTCGAGCGTTACGCCACGCCGCGCCGCCTCGCCGTCACCATCAAGAACGTTCGTAGCGTCGCGCCGGAAAAACACGTACGCGAAAAAGTGCTGCCCGTGTCCGTCGCGCTCGATGCGAACGGCCAGCCCACGCCGCCGCTCGCGAAGAAGCTCGCGGCGCTCGGCTTCCCCGATTTCTCGGTGAACGATCTCGAACGCGCGAACGACGGCAAGGCTGACGCATTCTTCCTGCGCTATGCAGCGCCCGGCGCGACGCTCGCCGAAGGCCTGCAGACGGCGCTCGACGAGACGCTCGCCAAGCTGCCCATTCCGAAGGTCATGACGTATCAGCGCCCGGACGGCTCGAACGTGCAGTTCGTGCGCCCCGTGCATCGTCTGACGGTGCTGCATGACAAAGAGGTCGTGCCCGTCACCGCGTTCGGCATCGATGCCGACGACACCACGCTCGGTCATCGCTTCCTGTCCGAAGGTTTCGTGCAGATCCAGCATGCCGATCACTACGCCGAGACGCTGATGCATCGCGGCCACGTCGTGCCGAATTTCTCGGACCGCAAGGAAACCATCCGCACGCATCTGCTCGCGCAGGCAAACGGCGATCAGGTCGTGATGCCCGAGTCGCTGCTCGACGAAGTGACGTCGCTGGTCGAATGGCCCGTCGTCTACGCATGCACGTTCGAGGACGAGTTCCTGCAAGTACCGCAGGAATGCCTGATCCTCACGATGCAGACCAACCAGAAATACTTCGCGCTCACCGACGCGAACGGCAAGCTGCGCTCGCGCTTTCTGATCGTGTCGAACATCGAGACGAAGACACCTGTCGAGATCGTCGAAGGCAATGAGCGCGTGGTGCGCCCGCGCCTCGCCGACGCGAAGTTCTTCTTCGAGCACGACAAGAAAAAGCCGCTCGCGGACCGCGTGCCGCAACTCGCGAACGTCGTCTATCACAACAAGCTCGGTTCGGCGCTGCAACGTGTCGAACGCGTCGAAGCGCTGGCAGGCGCGATCGCGCAGATGATCGGCGCGGACGTCGCGCTCGCGAAGCGCGGCGCGCATCTCGCGAAGGCCGACTTGCTTACCGACATGGTCGGCGAATTCCCCGAGCTGCAAGGCACGATGGGCACGTACTACGCGCGCCACGACGGCGAGCCGGAAGAAGTCGCGCTCGCGTGCTCGGAACACTATCAGCCGCGCTTCTCCGGCGACGCGTTGCCGTCGACGGTGACGGGCACGATCGTCGCGCTCGCGGACAAGCTCGAAACGCTGGTCGGTATCTGGGGCATCGGCCTGCAACCGACGGGCGAAAAAGATCCGTTCGCGCTGCGCCGTCACGCGCTCGGCGTGCTGCGTATCCTCGTCGAAAAGCAGTTGCCGATCGACCTCGTCGAACTGCTGCGCGTCACCTATGCGCAATTCGCGAACGTGCCGAACGTCGCCGATTCGACGCAAGCTATTTACGAGTTCTGCATCGACCGTCTGCGCGGCCAGTTGCGCGAACGCGGCTACTCGGCAGGCGAAGTGGATGCCGTGCTCGCGCTCAACCCGACGCGTTTCGACGACATCGTCGCGCGCCTGGATGCCGTACGTGAGTTTGCGACGCTCGTAGAAGCGGCGTCGCTCGCGGCGGCAAACAAGCGCATCTCGAACATCCTGAAGAAGTCGGAAGGCGCGAACGCGAACGGCGTGCAGATCGCGCTGCTCGTCGAAGCAGCCGAAAAAGCGCTGCATGCGCAGCTCGAACAGGTCGCGCCGCGCGTGCAGTCGCAACTGGCCGCGCGCCAGTACACGGGCGCGCTGTCGGCGCTCGCGGCGCTACGCGAACCCGTCGACACGTTCTTCAACGACGTGATGGTCAACGCCGAAGACCCGGCGCTGCGCGCAAACCGCCTTGCGCTGCTCGGCGCGCTCCATCAACAGATGAACTGCGTCGCGGACATTTCGCGTCTGGCAGCCTGA